A window from Rhea pennata isolate bPtePen1 chromosome 1, bPtePen1.pri, whole genome shotgun sequence encodes these proteins:
- the CRACDL gene encoding CRACD-like protein: protein MVGVCINPSVREVASNGAVRPQSPERTNLPRRQEPPVGASGLPGSIPTKRVIENELANSDRKCFIVFPATSARRAAYFVGCISTRSKNVECVYKIAVIAEVCELCCLGKFQRTEIALTVALLPGQSMWMLGIHTGLTLCSGRSVEGVCDCHATSTRIMDPKVRENEGFGEDSSGKKKSKFKSFKKFFGKKKRKETLSSAGSSSLKLFQSTSDVTASQGTCVGYDSEDELETHKSIMGSRALSHDSIFIPETGQEPARPVRVFSQENISDRIRALQLKLQHNMKLGPPPPFGLHAKRSEDAGTSSEDDGLPRSPPETSLLQEILNSGAMRFSDSHKHLSSLSLAGTGSEEEEQVSLSPSRPQPTASQLFPRHGSAKTGGPQISDSSISPTANFDTPPELSSCLDNSAAKHKLLIKPRNQRSSKMRRLSQRTQSESLTDLSCTPEEEEDDDREMQTDLPDAVLKTSEQELPCSTAAAQDVASWQKPRMPKDLPPGLRPAMTQPASECAVVQEAGLPEDRPESCQPAQETVSTKPESSLLLDGKDYATSPYCSLDREIQKQKDSSETLALLSEGEGDVSVNTLNQEHKELPTVSPVQKISFEEDILLNKHNLVSLDRSEENIQDDKICVEMSCNREAKKEVAVLSESIQQFPKGSFQHVDSFVVPSHILHPASSTQVGSSASWALEETKTTQEAAPFDKENCQSLTHKEEILGKKAEKAASEFNALRKFSVFSARERPRTRSLHFPESAECESSLNTRVFLSKAKVSLRSERWKDLQTGSDLEDGKSSNKKQTLLPESNNEITGQSAEMLAGCVSQAIDAGPAPSDSSVVSQSQLGCEDKSPFQVKLRSTSLSLKYGDNSSQESKGIKRFSAEFNLENEGLTSFLKGEKAQIKKTDDANFGGSLNDNIKSKARSSEQLSGKPPLPKKPALQNITIPNTSANREKQDKVIQSPESRNEDRDLEKKSSPCKLPERSVPSPVVTGDSGREPDSPAEPVWITIARQKQRGTQQEQDLLNREKLVTPDVKSDTEKHSKEKERTEGSLKQHWRKPSHVAPKNSSEEQRKETKSEMKELLPRSNSLSHSVSVVQSPTLVDKEEISHFKKASNAAADQPSWMELAKKKSQAWSDMPQIIK from the exons CGAAGCAAGAACGTGGAATGTGTTTACAAGATAGCAGTTATTGCTGAAGTATGTGAGCTCTGTTGCCTGGGGAAATTTCAGAGGACTGAGATTGCGTTGACGGTGGCTCTACTTCCTGGACAATCTATGTGGATGCTGGGAATCCACACTGGCCTCACACTCTGCAGCGGGAGATCGGTGGAGGGAGTATG TGACTGTCACGCCACTTCCACAAGGATAATGGACCCTAAGGTGCGAGAGAATGAAGGATTTGGAGAGGACAGTTCAG gaaagaaaaaatcgAAGTTCAAatctttcaaaaagttttttggcaaaaagaaaaggaaagagacatTGTCAtctgctgggagcagcagtCTGAAGCTATTCCAGTCAACAAGTGATGTCACGGCCTCACAAGGCACATGTGTTGGTTATGATTCTGAAGATGAACTTGA GACCCACAAAAGCATTATGGGAAGCAGAGCTTTGTCGCATGATAGCATTTTCATCCCTGAGACTGGACAAGAGCCTGCAAGGCCAGTAAGAGTGTTTTCTCAGGAGAACATTTCTGATCGAATTAGAGCTTTACAG TTGAAACTACAGCACAACATGAAATTGGGACCTCCACCTCCATTTGGACTTCATGCAAAGCGCTCAGAGGATGCTGGGACCAGTTCGGAAGATGATGGATTACCCAGGAGTCCTCCAGAAACATCTTTGCTTCAGGAAATCCTAAATTCAGGCGCGATGAGA TTCTCTGACTCTCACAAGCACCTTAGCTCTTTGAGTTTAGCTGGAACAGGCAGTGAAGAAGAAGAACAG gtCTCACTGAGTCCTTCTAGACCTCAACCTACTGCTAGCCAGCTCTTCCCTAGGCATGGAAGTGCTAAAACTGGAGGTCCCCAGATATCTGACAGCAGCATCTCGCCCACGGCCAACTTTGACACTCCACCTGAGCTCTCATCTTGCTTGGATAATTCTGCTGCTAAACACAAACTTTTAATAAAACCCCGGAATCAGAGATCCAGTAAAATGAGAAGGCTTTCTCAG aggACCCAGTCTGAATCTCTGACTGATCTGAGCTGTACACcagaagaagaggaggatgaTGACAGAGAGATGCAGACAGACTTACCGGATGCTGTATTGAAAACCAGTGAGCAAGAGCTGccatgcagcacagctgcagcacaggaTGTGGCTTCATGGCAGAAGCCCAGAATGCCTAAGGACCTTCCCCCTGGTTTGAGACCAGCAATGACTCAGCCTGCTTCTGAGTGTGCTGTTGTACAGGAAGCCGGGCTACCAGAGGATAGACCAGAGAGCTGCCAACCAGCGCAGGAAACAGTAAGCACAAAGCCTGAGTCCTCACTGCTGCTAGATGGTAAAGACTACGCAACTTCTCCCTACTGCAGTCTGgacagagaaatacaaaagcaaaaagattcCTCAGAAACACTGGCTCTGCTGTCTGAAGGTGAGGGTGATGTGTCAGTCAATACTTTAAATCAAGAACATAAGGAGCTTCCTACTGTATCTCCAGTAcagaaaatatcatttgaaGAAGATATTTTACTTAATAAGCATAATCTTGTTTCTTTGGACAGATCAGAGGAAAATATACAGGATGATAAGATATGTGTGGAAATGTCCTGCAACagagaggcaaagaaagaagtTGCTGTATTGTCAGAGTCTATCCAGCAGTTTCCCAAAGGTTCTTTCCAGCACGTGGACTCATTTGTTGTCCCTTCCCATATTCTACATCCTGCTTCTTCAACACAGGTGGGATCATCTGCTTCCTGGGCTCTAGAGGAAACAAAGACTACACAAGAGGCAGCTCCTTTTGATAAGGAGAACTGTCAGTCACTGACCCACAAGGAGGAAATTTtggggaagaaagcagaaaaagcagccagTGAATTCAATGCCTTgagaaagttttctgttttctctgcacGAGAAAGGCCAAGGACCAGAAGCCTACATTTTCCAGAAAGTGCAGAGTGTGAAAGTTCATTAAATACCAGAGTCttcctttccaaagcaaaagTGTCCTTGAGAAGTGAGAGGTGGAAAGATTTGCAGACAGGATCAGATCTGGAGGATGGAAAAAGTAGCAACAAAAAACAGACTTTGCTGCCAGAGTCCAACAATGAGATCACAGGCCAATCTGCAGAAATGTTGGCTGGCTGTGTTTCTCAGGCTATTGATGCAGGTCCTGCCCCAAGTGATTCTTCCGTGGTATCTCAGAGTCAGCTAGGCTGTGAAGATAAAAGTCCTTTTCAAGTAAAACTTAGATCCACCTCGCTGTCCTTGAAATATGGAGACAACTCTTCACAAGAATCAAAAGGGATTAAAAGATTCAGTGCAGagtttaatttagaaaatgagGGATTGACTTCATTTCTAAAAGGTGAAAAGGCACAGATCAAAAAGACAGACGATGCAAATTTTGGTGGTTCTTTAAATGATAACATCAAATCCAAAGCAAGGTCCTCTGAACAGCTTAGTGGCAAACCTCCATTGCCTAAGAAGCCTGCCTTGCAAAACATAACTATTCCAAATACCAGTGCAAACAGGGAGAAACAGGACAAAGTTATTCAGTCTCCTGAATCCAGAAATGAAGATagagacttggaaaaaaagtcaagtcCTTGTAAACTGCCTG AGCGAAGCGTGCCCTCCCCAGTGGTTACTGGAGACTCCGGAAGAGAACCTGACAGTCCTGCAGAGCCGGTCTGGATTACCATAGCGAgacaaaagcagagaggcaCGCAACAGGAGCAGGACCTTCTTAATAGAGAAAAGCTTGTGACTCCGGACGTTAAGTCAgatacagaaaaacacagtaaagaaaaggaaagaacagag GGGTCATTGAAGCAACACTGGAGGAAACCTTCACATGTGGCACCTAAAAACTCTTCTgaagaacagaggaaagagacaaagtctgaaatgaaagagctgctgccaagAAGCAACTCACTGTCTCATTCTGTCTCTg TAGTTCAGTCGCCAACACTGGTGGATAAAGAGGAAATAAGCCACTTCAAGAAAGCCAGTAATGCCGCTGCAGATCAGCCATCATGGATGGAACTCGCCAAAAAGAAATCACAGGCTTGGAGTGATATGCCACAGATTATAAAATAG